A genomic region of Marinihelvus fidelis contains the following coding sequences:
- the folE2 gene encoding GTP cyclohydrolase FolE2 gives MKAKDDLLRQMPDIANELLPDVSGTLDWVGMNEIEVPVRIEDDAGNLIQSTALVTAFVNLADPDVRGIHMSRLYLHLDQAFRDRPLSPSGLRQILRSFLESHEGLSDRALVRVDFDYVVRRRALASDNEGWRRYPVSMIGIMEGQDFNLEMGLEVLYSSTCPCSAALARQLIQEQFERDFAAGEAIDFEQMKAWLGSEQGIVATPHSQRSAAELRVRLMPSFQMFPIVELIDRVEGALQTPVQSTVKREDEQAFALLNGQNLMFCEDSGRRVKAALDRDERIIDFWARCTHYESLHPHNAVSVVTKGVEGGFVSGSGSPVRVKHSSE, from the coding sequence ATGAAAGCCAAGGACGATCTGCTGCGGCAGATGCCTGACATCGCCAACGAGTTGCTGCCGGATGTGTCCGGTACGCTGGACTGGGTGGGGATGAACGAGATCGAGGTGCCGGTGCGCATCGAGGATGACGCCGGGAACCTGATCCAGTCCACAGCGCTGGTGACGGCATTCGTTAACCTGGCCGATCCTGATGTGCGTGGTATTCACATGTCGCGCCTGTACCTGCACCTGGACCAGGCCTTCCGCGACCGGCCGCTGAGCCCGTCGGGCCTGCGGCAGATCCTGCGTTCCTTCCTGGAGTCGCACGAGGGCCTGAGCGATCGCGCACTGGTCCGGGTCGATTTTGATTACGTGGTCCGGCGCCGTGCGCTGGCCAGTGATAATGAGGGCTGGCGGCGTTACCCGGTGTCGATGATCGGCATCATGGAAGGGCAGGATTTCAACCTGGAGATGGGCCTGGAAGTGCTGTATTCCAGCACCTGCCCATGCTCTGCGGCGCTGGCGCGCCAGTTGATCCAGGAGCAGTTTGAGCGCGATTTCGCGGCCGGAGAGGCCATCGATTTCGAGCAGATGAAGGCCTGGCTGGGTTCCGAGCAGGGCATCGTGGCCACGCCACACAGCCAGCGTAGCGCGGCAGAATTACGCGTGCGCCTGATGCCTTCTTTCCAGATGTTCCCGATCGTTGAACTGATTGACCGTGTCGAGGGCGCGCTTCAGACGCCGGTCCAGTCAACAGTCAAGCGTGAAGACGAGCAGGCCTTTGCGCTGCTGAATGGCCAGAACCTGATGTTCTGCGAGGATTCAGGACGGCGGGTGAAGGCCGCGCTGGACAGGGACGAGCGCATCATCGACTTCTGGGCGCGCTGCACCCATTACGAGAGCCTGCACCCGCATAACGCGGTCTCTGTCGTCACCAAGGGCGTGGAGGGCGGTTTTGTCTCGGGTTCCGGCTCACCGGTGCGGGTCAAGCACTCCAGCGAATAG
- the gloB gene encoding hydroxyacylglutathione hydrolase: MHPEDLVIEPIPAFNDNYIWLLHRGGDHCVIVDPGDHEPVLDVLAARGLAPDAILLTHHHWDHADGVPGVLEQFDVPVYGPADDRLGDWCTRCHEGDTVSVESLGLSFNVFDVPAHTRSHIAFVGHGAAFTGDTLFSVGCGRLFEGTADDMQRAMDKLATLPGETKIYCGHEYTVANCAFALQVEPDNAALAERAEQASEFRAQGHPTLPSTIKDELRTNPFMRTREPAVVTAARRHDAGAGPGASTMAAIRAWKDRS; the protein is encoded by the coding sequence GTGCACCCCGAAGACCTCGTCATCGAACCCATTCCCGCCTTCAACGACAACTACATCTGGCTGCTGCACCGCGGTGGTGATCATTGCGTCATCGTCGACCCCGGTGACCACGAACCCGTGCTGGACGTGCTGGCCGCACGCGGCCTGGCGCCCGACGCCATCCTGCTGACCCATCACCACTGGGACCATGCGGACGGCGTACCCGGCGTGCTGGAACAGTTCGACGTGCCCGTGTACGGCCCCGCGGACGATCGCCTGGGTGACTGGTGCACACGCTGCCACGAAGGCGACACCGTGAGCGTGGAGTCGCTGGGCCTGTCGTTCAACGTGTTCGACGTTCCGGCGCACACGCGCAGCCATATTGCCTTCGTCGGCCACGGCGCGGCATTCACCGGTGACACGCTGTTCAGTGTGGGCTGTGGGCGGCTGTTCGAAGGCACCGCGGACGATATGCAGCGTGCGATGGACAAGCTAGCTACCCTGCCCGGCGAAACGAAAATCTACTGTGGACACGAATATACCGTCGCCAACTGCGCGTTCGCGCTGCAGGTCGAGCCGGACAATGCCGCCCTGGCCGAACGTGCAGAGCAGGCCAGCGAGTTCCGCGCGCAGGGCCACCCGACCCTGCCATCCACGATCAAAGACGAACTTCGCACCAACCCATTCATGCGGACGCGCGAACCGGCGGTGGTCACCGCCGCACGCCGGCACGACGCCGGGGCCGGCCCGGGCGCCTCCACCATGGCCGCAATCCGCGCCTGGAAGGACCGTTCATGA
- a CDS encoding PilX N-terminal domain-containing pilus assembly protein: protein MQTVRHGSVQLPTKQRGIVLLLGLLLLLTLTVLGISGFQNAHLQERSASNARMQSMAFEAASAGAANSRGFFQAQKAGTPDDQCGAFDHEGWDNPTDWVSMGTVGNATLKQRMYCLADAYPCGAGETCAETRPGRSQLFVLSRGEVASGGQIVAQRDIEVRLKVNGQAGLPTGDGCGAICLPSCEPGEDMVFPNSNAFRVDGGGGPAITGGCDEMTTAIDDAIRDNRIGNYIGGIATSAPGAPWDTPENVDAFSNNLSAYAQYEQGISGNCQTLCYHDGDYSDMGNNTYGTNADPQITYIDGNASFGGNITGAGILFVVGDLNWNGTPNFNGLIVTLGGTFMIDGGGNGGDFGGSVVILGTDGAAGAFVDSQFNNNGGGTGDYIYNCEALLAARDMVDAAGYLNDAQGNPMWAPDCDESGSGTPWEVEPEDVGIASWRENVGWREEFYGSD, encoded by the coding sequence ATGCAAACCGTACGTCACGGGTCCGTCCAGCTGCCGACCAAGCAACGGGGTATCGTCCTGCTTCTCGGCTTGCTTTTACTTCTCACACTCACCGTTCTTGGTATTTCCGGTTTCCAGAACGCCCATCTGCAGGAGCGGAGCGCCAGCAACGCGCGAATGCAGTCAATGGCGTTCGAAGCCGCATCAGCGGGTGCAGCCAACTCGCGAGGGTTCTTCCAGGCCCAGAAAGCCGGTACGCCGGATGACCAGTGTGGTGCGTTTGACCACGAAGGCTGGGATAACCCCACCGACTGGGTGTCGATGGGCACGGTCGGTAACGCGACGCTCAAGCAGCGCATGTACTGCCTTGCTGACGCCTACCCCTGCGGAGCCGGCGAAACCTGCGCCGAGACACGCCCGGGCCGGTCCCAGTTGTTTGTGCTCAGCCGTGGAGAGGTCGCATCAGGTGGCCAGATCGTCGCCCAGCGTGACATTGAGGTCAGGCTGAAGGTGAACGGCCAGGCCGGCCTTCCTACTGGCGACGGTTGTGGCGCGATTTGCCTGCCCAGCTGCGAACCAGGTGAAGACATGGTCTTTCCGAACTCGAACGCGTTCAGGGTTGACGGCGGTGGTGGTCCAGCCATTACCGGTGGCTGTGACGAAATGACCACGGCGATTGACGATGCGATTCGTGATAACCGTATCGGTAACTATATTGGCGGTATTGCCACATCGGCACCGGGCGCACCCTGGGATACGCCGGAGAACGTTGACGCCTTTTCCAATAACCTGTCGGCTTATGCACAGTACGAGCAGGGCATCTCCGGAAACTGCCAGACGCTGTGCTACCACGATGGTGATTATTCCGATATGGGGAACAACACTTACGGTACCAATGCTGACCCTCAGATCACCTACATTGATGGCAACGCGAGCTTTGGCGGCAATATTACCGGCGCCGGAATCCTGTTTGTTGTCGGCGACCTAAACTGGAACGGTACGCCCAATTTCAATGGCCTGATTGTCACATTGGGGGGCACATTCATGATTGACGGTGGCGGCAACGGTGGTGACTTTGGTGGCAGCGTGGTCATCCTGGGTACCGACGGTGCGGCCGGCGCATTCGTTGATTCCCAGTTCAATAACAATGGCGGCGGTACTGGCGATTACATTTACAACTGCGAGGCACTGCTGGCCGCGCGCGACATGGTTGACGCGGCAGGCTACCTGAACGATGCGCAGGGCAACCCGATGTGGGCGCCCGATTGCGACGAAAGCGGCAGTGGTACACCCTGGGAAGTCGAACCGGAAGACGTCGGTATTGCCAGCTGGCGTGAAAACGTGGGTTGGCGCGAGGAGTTTTACGGCTCCGACTGA
- a CDS encoding M23 family metallopeptidase, with amino-acid sequence MPGITQPFFRLTLTLALTLGAGAAAGYELKGEPVQGGLMFGQALPGSEVTLDGEAVMVSADGQFVFGFGRDDAGTVTLQVLEPGTETESVELTIAAREYNIERVDGLPPKTVTPDPESLARIRREGAMVSSARARRDDRTDFADGFTWPATGRLSGFYGSQRVLNGEPRRPHFGVDVAAPTGTPVTAPAPGVVTLAEPDLYYSGGTVVLDHGMGLSSSFLHLSAVDVTVGQDVAQGDLIGKIGATGRATGPHLDWRMNWLDKRVDPQPLVGEMPARD; translated from the coding sequence GTGCCAGGCATCACCCAGCCCTTTTTCAGACTGACACTGACGCTGGCACTCACCCTGGGTGCCGGCGCGGCGGCGGGCTATGAACTGAAAGGTGAACCCGTCCAGGGTGGACTGATGTTTGGCCAGGCCCTGCCCGGCTCAGAGGTCACGCTGGATGGGGAGGCCGTGATGGTCTCCGCAGACGGCCAGTTCGTGTTCGGCTTCGGCCGCGACGATGCCGGCACCGTTACCCTGCAGGTCCTCGAACCCGGCACCGAAACCGAATCTGTCGAACTCACCATCGCGGCCCGCGAATACAACATCGAACGTGTCGACGGCCTGCCGCCCAAGACCGTGACTCCTGACCCGGAGTCCCTGGCGCGTATCCGCCGTGAAGGCGCCATGGTCAGCTCCGCGCGTGCGCGGCGCGATGACCGTACTGATTTCGCTGACGGCTTCACCTGGCCTGCCACGGGCCGCCTGAGCGGCTTCTACGGCAGCCAGCGGGTCCTGAACGGCGAACCCCGCCGCCCGCACTTTGGTGTCGACGTGGCCGCGCCCACGGGCACGCCGGTCACGGCACCCGCCCCGGGTGTGGTCACCCTGGCCGAGCCGGACCTCTACTATTCGGGGGGCACCGTGGTCCTGGACCACGGCATGGGGCTGTCATCGAGCTTCCTGCACCTGTCCGCCGTCGACGTGACCGTCGGCCAGGATGTCGCCCAGGGCGACCTGATCGGCAAGATCGGCGCCACAGGCCGGGCGACAGGCCCGCACCTGGACTGGCGCATGAACTGGCTGGATAAACGCGTCGACCCACAGCCCCTGGTTGGCGAAATGCCCGCCCGGGACTGA
- a CDS encoding lytic transglycosylase: MSLRWMLPLAGLVLASCATTAPQSPPTDLTTEPRMKTAATPERAESVDDHLPKLAREPAATPVADAHVHESPWERMMHSFALPDCASHEASRDWAQWYADRPEYMARVFKRAEPWIYFIVEELEFRGLPGELALLPIVESAYDPFAYSSGRALGAWQFVAATGRDFGLNQNWWYDGRRDVWASTYAALDYLMYLNDMFEGDWLLALAAYNSGQGRVSRAVKRNVRNGKPGDFWNLKLPRETRGYVPKMLGLTCLFLNAQEYGFKMPDTPDQPVIAAVDFGTQTDLVLVSQLAEVPIDQVFALNPGYNRWATSPDGPYRVVLPVDAAERLEQKMENRNPSELMRWDQVTVQSGDTLSKLAQVHHVPVSVIRSANDLASDRINVGQKIRLPRDSQMALDPRYAAAAAELAELQSGLLAADRTTYTVRRGDSLSVIARRYNVSVKELQAWNNISNPRMIRAGQRLTVFQSPAPRGSSQPASRDYTVRSGDSLWSIARKHKVKLNDLMRWNGLSRGSVLQPGQSLKIMF; encoded by the coding sequence GTGTCTTTACGCTGGATGCTGCCCCTGGCGGGCCTGGTGCTGGCGAGCTGCGCGACCACCGCGCCGCAATCCCCGCCCACCGACCTGACCACCGAACCGCGCATGAAGACCGCCGCCACTCCCGAGCGCGCCGAGTCGGTCGACGATCATTTACCTAAACTTGCCCGTGAACCCGCCGCCACGCCGGTGGCCGACGCGCATGTTCACGAATCCCCTTGGGAGCGCATGATGCACTCCTTCGCCCTGCCCGACTGCGCCTCCCACGAGGCCAGCCGTGACTGGGCGCAGTGGTATGCCGACCGCCCCGAGTACATGGCCCGCGTGTTCAAGCGAGCCGAGCCGTGGATCTATTTCATCGTCGAGGAACTCGAGTTCCGCGGCCTGCCGGGCGAACTGGCCCTGCTGCCGATCGTCGAGTCGGCCTATGACCCCTTCGCCTATTCCAGCGGCCGTGCCCTGGGCGCCTGGCAGTTCGTCGCCGCCACCGGTCGCGACTTCGGCCTGAACCAGAACTGGTGGTACGACGGCCGCCGCGATGTCTGGGCCTCCACCTACGCCGCGCTCGATTACCTGATGTACCTGAACGACATGTTCGAAGGCGACTGGTTGCTGGCGCTGGCCGCATACAACTCGGGCCAGGGCCGCGTCTCCCGCGCCGTCAAGCGCAATGTCCGCAACGGCAAGCCGGGCGACTTCTGGAACCTGAAACTGCCGCGAGAAACCCGCGGCTACGTGCCAAAAATGCTGGGCCTGACCTGCCTGTTCCTGAACGCGCAGGAATACGGCTTCAAGATGCCCGACACGCCGGACCAGCCGGTGATCGCCGCGGTGGATTTCGGTACCCAGACCGACCTGGTCCTGGTCTCCCAGCTGGCCGAAGTGCCGATCGACCAGGTCTTCGCGCTGAACCCTGGCTACAACCGCTGGGCCACGTCACCAGACGGCCCCTACCGCGTGGTACTGCCGGTGGACGCCGCCGAACGACTGGAACAAAAAATGGAGAACCGGAACCCGTCCGAGCTGATGCGCTGGGACCAGGTGACGGTGCAGAGCGGCGATACGCTGTCCAAGCTGGCGCAGGTGCACCACGTACCGGTCTCGGTGATTCGTAGCGCCAATGACCTGGCGTCGGACCGCATCAATGTCGGCCAGAAGATCCGCCTGCCGCGCGACAGCCAGATGGCACTCGACCCGCGTTACGCGGCCGCCGCCGCCGAGCTGGCCGAACTGCAGTCCGGCCTGCTGGCCGCCGACCGCACCACCTACACCGTGCGCCGCGGTGACAGCCTGTCGGTCATTGCCCGACGTTATAACGTGTCGGTCAAGGAACTGCAGGCCTGGAACAACATCTCCAACCCGCGCATGATTCGCGCCGGCCAGCGCCTGACCGTGTTCCAGAGCCCGGCGCCGCGCGGCAGCAGCCAGCCGGCGTCACGTGACTACACGGTCCGCAGCGGCGATTCGCTGTGGAGCATCGCCCGCAAGCACAAGGTCAAGCTCAACGACCTGATGCGTTGGAACGGCCTGAGCCGCGGTTCCGTGCTGCAGCCGGGCCAGTCGCTGAAGATCATGTTCTGA